A stretch of Endozoicomonas sp. SCSIO W0465 DNA encodes these proteins:
- a CDS encoding ATP-binding cassette domain-containing protein — MTNVQAVAIHNLEHRIGESEVLTISELAINAGETVCIRGGNGSGKTTLLRALMGLVRCDSGDVMVLDNDMRTIGTSSLERLRADSIGFVFQHYRLVPYLSAFDNILLPCYFSRKRQYEAERQSGTAAGDAIRLIRKLSLTDPSRLSKNAAQYSAGQQQRFAIARALIGKPEMVLADEPASAMDGKGKKAVYQLLQDECRATGATLICTTHDENGIEGFDRYVSMDTLNLARERENRWLL; from the coding sequence ATGACCAATGTTCAGGCCGTTGCCATTCATAACCTTGAGCACAGAATTGGAGAATCTGAAGTACTGACAATTTCAGAGCTGGCCATCAATGCTGGTGAAACGGTGTGTATCCGGGGTGGGAATGGCTCCGGCAAAACGACTTTGTTAAGAGCTTTGATGGGGCTGGTTCGCTGTGATAGTGGCGATGTGATGGTTCTGGACAATGATATGAGAACCATTGGAACCTCTTCTCTGGAAAGGCTTCGTGCCGACTCTATCGGATTTGTTTTTCAACACTATCGGCTGGTTCCTTATCTCAGTGCTTTCGACAACATCCTGTTGCCCTGCTATTTCTCACGGAAAAGGCAGTATGAAGCAGAAAGACAGTCCGGGACTGCAGCCGGGGATGCTATTCGCCTGATTCGGAAGCTCAGCTTAACAGACCCGTCCCGGCTATCAAAAAATGCTGCACAATACAGCGCGGGTCAACAGCAGCGATTTGCCATTGCCAGGGCATTGATTGGCAAGCCTGAAATGGTGTTGGCTGATGAGCCAGCTTCTGCCATGGACGGTAAAGGCAAGAAAGCCGTTTACCAGCTGTTACAGGATGAGTGCCGTGCCACTGGCGCCACACTGATCTGTACAACCCATGATGAAAACGGCATTGAAGGTTTTGACCGGTACGTGAGCATGGATACGCTGAACCTGGCAAGGGAGCGCGAAAACCGATGGTT